In Neisseria perflava, the DNA window GCAGATGACGTTATCGAAGAAGCCGGTTACACCGCCGATCAAATCGATTGGATTGTGCCGCACCAAGCCAACAAGCGCATTATCGACTCTACCGCCAAACACTTGGGCTTGAGCATGGACAAAGTGATCTTGACCGTCCAAGACCACGGCAACACTTCCGCCGCCTCCATTCCACTGGCACTGGATGTCGGCATTAAAAACGGCCAAATCAAACGCGGACAAAACCTCTTGCTCGAAGGCATCGGCGGCGGTTTTGCCTGGGGTGCGGTTTTAGTGAAATACTAACGATTGGGCCGTCTGAACACCTCTTTCAGACGGCCTATTCTGCTCAAACCCATGAAATCCCTAACGTTTGCACTCTGCATCAGCAGCCTGTTTTTAAGCATAACGGCTGTAATATTGCCCAAACTGGCAATTGCCTATCTCGCGCTAAGTGCATACGTTTTCCTGCTTTACTACCAAGACAAACAGCGCGCACGCAAGCACGGCAGGCGCATACCCGAAGCAAAATTGCACCTGCTCAACCTGCTTGGTGGCTGGCCGGGCGGTTATTGCGGCAGCCTCATATTCCGGCATAAAACCAGCAAACCCGGATTTGTCCGCACCTTCCGGCTGACCACCGCAACCAATACTGTCGCCACCCTCCTTCTGCTGGCAGACACCCTCAAACATTCAAACCAATAAGGAATTACCATGTCTTTCGCATTCTTCTTCCCCGGACAAGGCTCACAAAGCCTAGGCATGATGAACGGCTTTGCCGAGCAAGCCATCGTTAAAGCCACATTTGACGAAGCTTCCGCCGTATTGGGTCAAGACCTGTGGGCAATGATTAACGGCGAAGATGCCGAATTAATCGGACAAACCGTCAACACCCAGCCCATCATGCTGGCCGCCGGTATTGCCACTTACCGCGCCTACTTGGAAGCCGGTGGTAAAATCCCTTCAGTCGTTGCAGGTCACAGTCTCGGCGAATACACCGCCCTCGTCGCTGCCGGCGCATTGAATTTCGCAGACGCGGTCAAACTGGTCCGTCTGCGCGCCGAGCTCATGCAATCTGCCGTACCGCAAGGCGTAGGCGCAATGGCCGCTATTTTGGGGTTGGAAGACGAACAAGTGAAAGCCATTTGTGCCGAAGCTGCACAAGGCGAAGTCGTTGAAGCCGTCAACTTCAACTCCCCAGGCCAAGTCGTTATCGCCGGCAATACCACCGCAGTCGAACGCGCCATGGCCGCCGCCAAAGAAGCCGGAGCCAAACGCGCCCTGCCGCTGCCCGTTTCCGTTCCTTCACATTGCAGCCTCATGAAGCCTGCAGCGGAAAAACTTGCCGAAGCACTGAAAGACATCACCATCAAACAACCGCAAATCCGCGTTATTCATAACGCCGATGTCGCTTCTTATGATGATGCCGACAAAATCAAAGATGCCTTGGTACGCCAACTGTACAGCCCGGTGCGCTGGACAGAAACCGTCAACGAACTTGTCTCCGAAGGCATCACCGAATCCGCCGAATGCGGCCCCGGCAAAGTCCTCGCAGGCCTCGCCAAACGCATCAACAAAGAAGCCGTATGCAGCGCATTGACCAATGCCGATCAAGTGGCTGCATTTATCGAAGCTCACTAAAACGTTTTCAGACGGCCTATCCTGTCAGGCAAGGCCGTCTGAAAAATCAGCCCACTCCAATCCGAATACATTATGAAAAAAACCATTATTCTTGCCGTTCCCTACATGTACGGACTGGATCAATGTATCGAAAAAAATCTGCGTTTTCTTGGTTTTGATGTCATTAATCTGTGCTATGACGACCGAGATTCCTATTACCCGAACTTGGGCAGCAGACTCAAAAACCTCTACCACAAACACATCACCAAAGACGGCAACTATAAAAAATACCTCAAATACAGCCGCCACCTCGACGACATTCAACAAAAATTGGCCTTGCTAAACGGCAAAAAAGCCGATTATGCGCTCTGTATCCGCGCCAATATTTACCCCAAAGAAATCATCGCCACCATCCGCGAACACAGCAATGTTTGCGTGAATTATCAATGGGATGGCGTAGGACGCTTCCCAGATATTATTGAATATTTGGATTATTTTGACCAATGCTGGGTTTTCGATCCCGACGATATTCAAAAATATCCACAATGCCGTTTCAAAGCCACCACTAATTTTTACTTTGACTTTCCCGTGGCTGAATATGCACCCACTAACAAACTCTACTTTTTAGGCGGCTACGAACTCCGACGCGAAGAGCAAACCAAACACTTTATCCAAGAAACCGAACGCCTCAACCTGCCCTTGGATTTTCATATCTACTGCAAAGACGACAGGGCTGAAAAAGCCTTCGGACACAACGGCATCCGCTATCTTAACCGCAGCAGCATACTCAGCTTTGAAGAAAACCTCAGCCAAGTGCAAAGTTGCGGCGCAGTCGTCGATTTTGCACAATTCGAACATTACGGCTTATCATTCCGTATCTTTGATGCGTTGCGTTTCGATAAAAAACTGATTACCACCAACAAACATATATTGGAGACCGACCTATACCACCCAGACCGTGTGTTCGTATGGGACGGCGGTAATTTAGACGCATTACCTGAATTTTTGGCACGCCCGTATCAGCAACCTGACCCTGAAATCAAAGCCTATTATTCATTTACACAATGGCTGAACCGCCTGCTCGGCATTGATTAACCCTATTGCCTATGGCAAATATACCTGCCTGACAAAATATTATATTGAATACATTATGAGTAAGAAAAAAGTCATTCTCGCCATGCCGGAACTCTTCAAAATCCACGAACTCATTATTGAGAACTTGGAAAAATGCGGATTTGAAGTGCTGTCTCTGACCTATGAAGAAAAAGAGTTCAAATACAAAAATGTATTTCAACGGCTGAAAAAAATCTGGTATCGAAATATTCTTGGACAAAAAGACTTCAAAAAACGGACCATGTTCCGCGCCGTAGAAGAACGCCTCAATACCCTGTTAAGCGAACATCCCGAACAAGCGGATTATTGCTTCATGATTTGGCTGGGCGCCTATCCGAAAGACTTCATCGCCAAGCTCAGAGCGCATTCAAAATTAATGGTGTATTACAACTGGGAAGCCCTGACCTTCTTAAAAGAAGACTTCGACAACATCGAATTTTTCGACAAATTTTACTTTTTCGATCCGTTTGACCAAGGCAAACACCCCGAATACACCGAAAAACTCTTTCCAACCACCAGCTTCTACTTTGACAGCTTCAGGCCGTCTGAAAACCCGCAAAACAAAATCTTGTTTATCGGCTCGTACGCTGCCGACCGCAACAACGACATCCGTGCATTTTGCGAAGCTGCGCGTTCAATCGGTTTAGAAATAGATTTCCGCTTGGCCAGTAAGAAAATCGAAGAAGAAAAAGCGGCTTTAGGCATTCCCGAAGTCGAGTTCTTCTCATTTGAAAACGCCCTCTCCTATCGTCAAAACTTAGAAGAAGCGGCCAAATCCTCCGTATTGGTAGATTTCCTCAACCGCAAGCACTACGGCCTCTCTTTGCGGATTTTCGAAGCGATCGGTTTGGACAAAAAACTGATTACGACCAATCCGACCATCGTACATTACGATTTTTATCACCCGAACAATATGTTCTACTGGAATGGAAGCAACCTTGACGAACTCAAAGCCTTCCTGACCTTGCCGTACGTACCGCTTGCCCCCGGCCTAAAACACAAATACAGCTTCAGCAACTGGATCAGCTGCGCATTTGATATTGAACCGAATATCCCTATCGGATTACCTGAAATCGATAGAGAAGTTGTGGAGAATTTAAATGTTTAACCGAGAAAAATTAGTATTAGAAACCGTTCATATCCGCAAACGAGAATTCATTGAACAACCGAAACATATTGTTTATGCAGCCGATCAAAACTATATCAAACACATCGGCACTGCGTTACTTTCTGTATTGCAAAACAATACCAGCTCAATACATTTTCATTTGTTAGTTAGTGGTTCAGAAGGTTATGATTTTAATATTTTCAATCAAATTGAAACATCAAATCAAAACTACGCAATAAGCGTTTACCATTTAAATACAGAATACTTTTCTACCCTGCAAACTACTCATTATTTTACTATCGCTATGTATTACCGTATGAGTATCCCTTGCTTATTAAAAGGTATTGCTCATACTGCACTTTATTTAGATACTGATGTACTGTGCTTGGGTAACATTGATGATTTATTTGAAATCGACATTTCAAATTCTTTGATTGCCGCCGTACCTGATGCAATCTTATACAGAGCATATATAAAACAACTCAATCAATTTGGTTTTACAGATACTGAGCCTTATTTCAACTCTGGGGTCATTCTATTCAATATTGACAAATGGAATGATATGGTAATAGATAAAATTTTGTCTGAAAAAATGCAAGCCGTAGAAAAACAGAATTTTAAACTCTCCTGTCCAGACCAAGATATTTTGAATTTAGCCTGTATAGGTCATGTACACTGGCTTTCAGAAAACTTTAACTGGATACATTGGCATCAAAAATACAGTGAATTAATCGACAATCCCAACAATATCCGCTTAGTCCATTTTGTTGGTCATATCAAACCGTGGCATCAATTAGGCTTCCACCCTACATATGATCAATATTTTAAGAATTCCCCATGGAATAACGGATATCTAGAACAACCTCTATCAACTTGGTTGCCCTTTCCAAATCCTAAAAGGAAATTTAGACAAGCAGCCAAACGGCTTTGGAAACAAGGACAAAAAAAGCAAGCATGGGCATACTACAAAGAATATTTATTACGCAGAATCAACAAACGACGGTATCAAGCACCCTCCCTAGGTAAATAAGGCCGTCTGAAACCATTTTTCCAATCGCAATTAAGGAATAAAACATGAGTACACAAGATTTAAGCGGCAAAATCGCTTTGGTAACCGGCGCATCGCGCGGTATTGGTGCGGCGATTGCCGATACTTTGGCTGCGGCCGGTGCAAAAGTTATCGGCACTGCCACCAGTGAGAGTGGCGCGGTTGCAATCGGCGAACGCTTGGCACAATGGGGCGGCGAAGGCCGTGCATTGAATTCTGCCGAACCTGAAACCATCGAAAACCTGATTGCCGACATCGAAAAAGAATTCGGCAAACTGGATATTCTGGTCAACAACGCCGGCATTACCCGCGACAACCTCCTGATGCGCATGAAAGAGGAAGAGTGGGACGACATCATGCAGGTTAACCTCAAATCTGTGTTCCGCGCCTCCAAAGCCGTATTGCGCGGCATGATGAAACAGCGTGCCGGCCGCATCATCAACATCACTTCTGTTGTCGGCGTGATGGGCAATGCCGGTCAAACCAACTATGCGGCGGCAAAAGCGGGCTTGATCGGTTTTTCCAAATCCATGGCGCGCGAAGTCGGCAGCCGCGGCATTACCGTCAACTGCGTCGCCCCCGGCTTTATCAACACCGATATGACCCGCGCTCTGCCGGAAGAAACCCGCAAAACCTTTGAAGCGCAAACT includes these proteins:
- a CDS encoding DUF1294 domain-containing protein, translated to MKSLTFALCISSLFLSITAVILPKLAIAYLALSAYVFLLYYQDKQRARKHGRRIPEAKLHLLNLLGGWPGGYCGSLIFRHKTSKPGFVRTFRLTTATNTVATLLLLADTLKHSNQ
- the fabD gene encoding ACP S-malonyltransferase — protein: MSFAFFFPGQGSQSLGMMNGFAEQAIVKATFDEASAVLGQDLWAMINGEDAELIGQTVNTQPIMLAAGIATYRAYLEAGGKIPSVVAGHSLGEYTALVAAGALNFADAVKLVRLRAELMQSAVPQGVGAMAAILGLEDEQVKAICAEAAQGEVVEAVNFNSPGQVVIAGNTTAVERAMAAAKEAGAKRALPLPVSVPSHCSLMKPAAEKLAEALKDITIKQPQIRVIHNADVASYDDADKIKDALVRQLYSPVRWTETVNELVSEGITESAECGPGKVLAGLAKRINKEAVCSALTNADQVAAFIEAH
- a CDS encoding glycosyltransferase family 8 protein; this translates as MFNREKLVLETVHIRKREFIEQPKHIVYAADQNYIKHIGTALLSVLQNNTSSIHFHLLVSGSEGYDFNIFNQIETSNQNYAISVYHLNTEYFSTLQTTHYFTIAMYYRMSIPCLLKGIAHTALYLDTDVLCLGNIDDLFEIDISNSLIAAVPDAILYRAYIKQLNQFGFTDTEPYFNSGVILFNIDKWNDMVIDKILSEKMQAVEKQNFKLSCPDQDILNLACIGHVHWLSENFNWIHWHQKYSELIDNPNNIRLVHFVGHIKPWHQLGFHPTYDQYFKNSPWNNGYLEQPLSTWLPFPNPKRKFRQAAKRLWKQGQKKQAWAYYKEYLLRRINKRRYQAPSLGK
- the fabG gene encoding 3-oxoacyl-ACP reductase FabG, whose amino-acid sequence is MSTQDLSGKIALVTGASRGIGAAIADTLAAAGAKVIGTATSESGAVAIGERLAQWGGEGRALNSAEPETIENLIADIEKEFGKLDILVNNAGITRDNLLMRMKEEEWDDIMQVNLKSVFRASKAVLRGMMKQRAGRIINITSVVGVMGNAGQTNYAAAKAGLIGFSKSMAREVGSRGITVNCVAPGFINTDMTRALPEETRKTFEAQTSLGKFGEAQDIADAVLFLASDQAKYITGQTLHVNGGMLMP